The Triticum aestivum cultivar Chinese Spring chromosome 6D, IWGSC CS RefSeq v2.1, whole genome shotgun sequence genomic sequence tactacgacctcgacaccgaccacgtgATTCCTTTCTACGGAAATCAAGACACCGatgagtatctcgagtgggagcacaagatggacgactacctcaagctacttCAAGTCCCTTCCGAAGATCAAGGGAAGTGCACCACAAGTAACTTCCACaactacgcctcgacatggtggctttATACACCTTTGAAGACCTTCGActtgagttggcccaagacgaagaaagctATGTGGCAAGAGTTTTTTCCTTCCACCTACATGggacaacttcaacgccaattggtgaacaccacccaaggatccaagtccatcgacaagtaaTTCAAgaagatgaagaaagccttgcaacgagccagcgtggacgaccccatttcaatGAAGTGTTACTTcgtgatgggattgaacaacgacatctacAAGACTATCTTCCGCGAGAACTACATGTCCCTCGATGAAAACTATTTTGGTGCTCTCATGGTGGAAAAAGAattcatgaaggccaaggcttcttcaccccaagctcacttcacgatgaccaagctccacaacaacgagcatgaggatagtaccgccaagatgtccaagcccgatgagctccaagacgacgcttccaagtttgacttcaccgccatccctctttgtggcattgatgatggcGAGTCTACCACGACTCTTTTCGAAGACGGCgcggcgacgactacgactacggagtctctcaaggaacatgctttggaggcgagcgacaaggtggcaagcaaggatgatgcttccatcttttgAGGCGAAagtgagatgatcgagcatgggatttccACTTCGGTCATGGAGgcgagtgatgatgtgccatcttcagacttcatccacggcgacgatgacgagatggttgagcatgggatgttcccttcgaccacggcgatgtatgatgacttgagtgacttgtgccaccatattgagagtgagaacgagttcaccactagccccatatatgatgagttgccccaagtcccatgtgaggagagccacaacccccaccacttgagtgagatgagtgactccagtatatgtgactttgagtgcacctactttgagggagtgagtcaGCCACCACAAGAGTTGAGAGAGGAAGTTGATAGGTcttgtgaggccactttcaacactaacgacttaacctctacctctattgcgTCTCCTCATTTGGTGATAGGTCCCATATACGATGATGCGCCGACCCTcgatgacttcgtccttcctttggacaagatgatggccatggagCAATATGATGcgccccccacatggttccatcaagatgaagatgatgaccatGATTTGGTCTTTGCCACCCCACCTACATGACATGTGTGGAAtgagaaaggtaacataggtgaaggtgatgctcttgtcccactagtggactatattgacattgattgcttgcatgatattGATCCACCTcatgccatgcttcatgctagtatgatttccccatacgatgatttgcccatttatgatgagtttgatgattgccatgtggagtctattagttgtgatgccatgttgtataggatttcttgtgataattctcttggtcacatcatgtttgacaatcctctTGACTTGttatatgctatgcatgagatcaacaatatgtcatatttgcaatctcttcatagtaactatgcatatgccattcacataaacccaatttgcacatatggcatagatgacaagcccatggttattggcatttgtttttcttataatgatattgctatgctccctttgcatcatttatctcatatgccatgccatgatcacatagcTTCGGACATGCATTGTTTGCCATGTTTTCAatattctccatatgatgtttctgatattgctcatgaggaaacccccatagtttcctcatacattttaggagattttgatccatcccatccattgcatgatcccaatgcTTGTGtacaccatatgctccccatgaataaaattGCTATTGTTGTGCCACATACTTGATCTAATTTGTGTCTCCATCATaatatacataacaactattctttcatgatggatgacatgttcttgtaccaggcatcaaatttctttgagcggtgcttatcttgtgctaactctcacatGCACATaaacatcatgatggatgatgtgtacatttaccacgcacgcAATTTCTTCATTTTGTGTcatttttgtgtaggtacccatgaatacttgtcaacttcACAATCCCGTGAGTTGAAAAAATGAGCTCAAGAGAGCAATGATGATTTCGGATCCCGTGGATTGTTTTCCACACCATTCCCTTTGCGCAAAAACtttgcgcatttcttctacatggccctcacatggttatgggttattgtccactaTATATCCTTTTACCATTTTTTTCATgctcactttgcatgatatgctcattcctatgcttttgccatgcatttatgacccatgctttgcattacacatgatgcttgattctcatacttgtatgtgtatttgcaagcttggtggagatatttcttgttgttgccatgtttgctttctaccccatgcctatgatgatactttgaCCATGATTTGCtttcgtgcttgtgatatgtcatgcgcattgtctatgcctattattttctCACACGACattattgccatgatttcctctagtatgttgcatctttgcactactagtttgcacgacatgattACTATACTTGCTTTGTGTagtgcatcacccatgattcatacttgctcatttcatgtggTTAATAGACACTATTACCATGCTTTGCATGTGATtgctattgcttcttgtcatatgtCTCCATAtattgcctctctcatgctagatgatttgccatgtattgagtgcaacaatgattatagtcttgctaatgagattgcccccatagcattctcgcatatatttggagatttagACATAATTCTTGTGAAGCATCCTTGCCTTCCATTTTTGCACCATatgcctagtgccatgaatataacCATTTGTTGCATCATATCATTCATGCACTTTTGctcctaatggttatgtgcaagagaagagaaccatcatgatggatgatgtgtttatctaccatgcacatacgcTCTTTTCTTTGTTGTGTGTATGTGTAGGATCTTTCGACTTCATGTCAACTTCCACTTCACGTGGGTTGACAATTCGAtccttgagagcgaaccaccttcgaTCACGATGCTTCTATATCGTACTTGCTTGTGCTtcagcattgtgaaggacgcacaaggacatgctttcaagatggtatccttctcttttgagaacccccaaaccatgagaatgaatattgtggatcatactttaTCTTTTGCTTGCACCTTAACATATTGCACACAtgctagagatcttgcttcgacttatcATTGCCACATTGTCATGCCTCCTGACATATATACCtcgtgtgttgcatccaattcttagATTACTTgttcctatcatatgtttggttgcagcaatgtcatttcttcacatgtgccatgtcccattgattgctacatgcttgccttgattgcctcacacatgatgaacaattgctctttctattgtgttgagtgccacactatcttcactacaccatatgcacgttatgcttggattgtcttgcacttgatccatgtgtttagacacttcattttatttggtgttgtgaatgattcatatgcataccatagaccatttgttAAGCGCTTTATGCATCtctgctatgaccttgaggtagatggtTGTCCacttgacacacatatttgcagctctacctcacatttgcatgcttgtttccatgatgtccttgattttgCTCACATGCCATAttacaatcctttgtcacaccatatgctatggttgatgatgacacttgttgggtgaatcacctcttgaatctTTAGTTTTTCcctaatgctaaccacatttgtttttccaagtgtttgttgtccttgctccttttgaaggaaccaCAAGATGGTGCGATATATTGGAGAGTGCCCTTTTCGAGCGTCAAGATGACGAATGCTTGGTGATCTTCCCCTTCTACAAGGCGACTatatctttcccatggtgatttagtttttgatccgaggtcagatctttcccggggggagatgatgcggagcatcctacgaacaTCACCATGTCCAGAgcccgtttggcaagtgacatgtgcgacatctacttcacatacataaaggtgaatcatctcctttacacgtgctcacttgacccctttgaggatggtatactacttgacaccacTCTCGTGTGCATGCAGAAGTATTGTCGGAGTTtcacggacgaggaggaggagtgcaagcgccaaggatcacctacaccatccgcgagggaagcgtggaagagaagacggaagaaatgGAGTTGCTgcaagctacagccaccggacgttCGGACGCCACCAAACATCTGGTACCTGATGCAGAAGACCTAGCCAGAAGAACAGTAGACGAAGACGATATAGCGGTCGGACGATCGACGACTACCGGACGTCGGTAGTCCAAgcgtccggacgtccgacgcccacCAGAAATCCGGTGCCACCTGTACAGAACCAAAACATCAAAAGTCTGACACCCTGCGAACGTCCGGACCCCCGCTAGCCACCTGACGACCGACGTCCCTCGGACGTCCAATGCCTGTATGtgcgcagccgggcctttggccttgtatctctctcccgCTTACCCGTTCGTggcctagactataaatagacccccctcCTCCTTTcgagggttagcaaatatgatagctcatttgtatgtgagctttgctcctacctacctctactcttgagagagagacagagagaccaCTCTATTGGAGTtgaagacctcctttggagaagagcCCATAGGGGAATCAAGACCCCGTcatgggaagatccttctagggTTCAAGACCTCAACTCCTctaaggattgggatgaactagttacctcttgtatcttcttgtgttggatttgaacctttgtatctctctttgtgtgttTGGATCTAGCAGatgtgtgattggatcaagtcaatttaagtgtttcctcttgttttttcccttgtgttcttcgtgttcttcgggAATCCCCCTCCAAATCGTTAAAGATCATcccttagggttccaccctacatcacagtAGCTCTTACAGACATACACGAATAGTTTGTATGCAAACTTTTGTAGCCTGTTGGACACAATGTAAGAGAAGCAAAGAATTCAACTCAAAGCTGAGACAAAATGCACCATACAAGTGCAGAATCAACTATTAAGAAgaaactaccccccccccccccccccccgcgtacaCAGAACAAAACAAATGGATGAGGGAAAAGAGGAGGCAGAAGAGATACTAGAAGATTTCTACACATATCGTAGTCAAACGATGACGAGAACCAAATATCTAAAACGCAGAACATCGTAGGGGATCTAGACAGGAAATTATGGCCTCAGGCACGTCACTAAGAGCTCGGGTAGAGGTGAAAATGCCAAAGGGATCAACGGAGGGGTGCGGGAGAGGTCTTTTGTGGTGGCCAGCTGAAGGTCAATGCCTCCTCCAGCTGAAGGTCAATGCCTCCTCCAGCTGCAGGAAAGCATCCAACCTGTGCGCATGTTAGTGGTCATCAACAAGGGAAGGGCGGTGAAGGATCTCGCTAGATCCGGTGACCCCGACGTGGTCCGGGAGGTGATGTGGCATTTCACCGGTTGGGGTCGGGCCTGTGGTGCGTCGGCGGTTGGGGGCGGGGTGGCCACGACAACAATGGCGGGGCGGGCGGCCATGGCAACGGTAGAGGTGGCTGGGGCGGGGCGACCGTCGCAGCGGTGGCCGACGATGGGGCCGGGCGACCTCGGAGGCGCCGGCTGGGGGAGGTGCAGCGGTGGTGTCGCCGGGTGATGGTGGGTGTCTTGTTTGGATCGGGGAggccggcggcgcggtggagggaggccGGCAGCTCGGTGGAGGGAGCCTGGCGGCGCGATGGAGGCGAGGGAGGGGGAGGCGGGGGGAAGCGGATGGATCGAGGGGACTCACCCCTGTTTCCTTCCTTTTTTCTCTATCGTGACGGTTCTGACTGGATTCGGGAGCATCACGTCACGCCTATAtaggattagaatagtgctactcTATACATACAtacaatacatacatatatagatGCATATATAGATACATACacatatatctatacctactaataaagagaGGTGATATTCTTGTTTCGTCTGGCTTCGTTTGGTCCCGCTTTAATCTCTACTACTGTTAAAAGAGCAAACATTATCTTTCCTAAACCCACATCGTCAAATGTACACAGAACAAGATGGATCAATTAGATCCTCATGATCAAAATCACTCATTTATATCTAACCGTCAGATAACAATTAACCCTCATCGAAAAGTACGTCTAGCAATTCGAGGGAGCAGATGAAAACTCTGCCATCCACCTGCAGCCAGCATCCCGGCCGCCAACCTGCCTCCCGCCTCGGGCGGACCTGCCTCTCCCTGTCCCTCGCTTCCCCAATTCCTAGTGGTCCAAACCCCAGACCCTCACGCCCGCCGCCAGAAACCAGCCGCCACCTGACTTCAAATCCTCCAGGGCCCCGAGCGCCACCGCCTGACTTCAAATCCTCCACGCATCGCCGCCTGACTCCAGAGCCCTGCCGCACGCACTTCGACCGCGCGCCCGAGTGGACCACCGCCGAGGCCCTTGCGCTCGTCACCGCCGTGGACGACGACGGCTGGGCCCGCTCCGTCTCCGCCTTCCAGAAGTGGGCCATCGTCACGGAGAACATCGCCATCTCCGAGGCCAGAGGGTCACCCTCGAGGCGCAGGGGGAGGGAGGCCGGCGAGTGCAGGCAGAAGTGGGAGGCACTCGTGGCTGAGTACGGGGCTGTGCCGCGCAGGGAGGCACAGACCGATGGGAGGTACTGGCGCATGGGCGCCGCGTCCAGGAGGAAGACCGGGCTCCCTGCAGAGTTCGAGGCCGAGGTGTATGGCATCATGGACGCGCTGATCCGGGTCGATGAGGCGCTCCCTGGCGGCTCTCGGGTCGATGCTGCagttgaagaagaggaggagaataATGCTGTGGAAGAGGCGGATGATGACGGGAGTGAGGAGGAGATGCAGGTGGATCATGGAAATGTGAATGCTTCTGATGATTTGGGTACTGTTCTTCTCCCATTTTCTTTTGCATATTCACACACCTGATCTGATTCACATGTGGGTATGAATCGTCTAGATGTTTTCAGTTGGGTGATCGTGTGCACTGATTATGATATGTTGGCGATACTTATAATGGTGTATTAGTAGTAAAGCTTTGCAGCGAATGGCATATATTTTTGCAACGTGACTATGTCATATTTGGTAGGAATGATTTGGTCAGTGGAGCATTTTGCATCTGTACATGGTTCCATTATCCAAATGTAACAGCTACAGTGAAGGTGATCTGTAGGTGATTGATGCGAAAATGTCAGCACCAGAGTATTGGTGAACGCATGCCTACAGCCTGCTGTATAGAGGAGGcttatattttgtttttcctttttttggtgaTATGGTAGAATTGCATCACTTTATCGTCGTGTCCACTCCCATGCCTGGTCTTCATACCTGCCTGGGCTAGCATATCATGGATTTTGTCATCATGACAATCCACAATCCTGTTTTGTTACTTCAGTCTGTAGGATTTCACATATTACCCGGTACGTCGAGGGAAAAGGCTATGCCAAGACTGTAAGAGGGATGTGAAGCCATTTGATTGAGATCTGATCCAACGGCGAATGGAATCCCGGCACCAATTAACATCTAGGAGTACAGATCTGTGCGTTGGTACATAATAATAAAATTGTATTACTGGCATGTTGCTATTTTGCTTATTTATGAACATCAAGCATTTATCTTATCATCTCATTATTTTGATGGAATGAGGTGCTATTTCATAATGTTCCTAACGGAGGATGCTTTGCTCTGATAAAACATGCTATGTGATCTCATTATTAAGAAGTGGTAAACCTGTATTCCGCAATTAGTTCTAGGTTATAAATGTTGTAATTATTTACACTGATTCTGAATCTACTATGTTTGTAGCGATCTATGTGAAGCATTTGATTCAGTATTGGTGGTACAAATTGTTAGTATAAGCTATTATAAGTGGTGTGTTCTCTCATGTAGGTCAAGGGAGATTGAGATGACCTACTGGAATGAAGCTGGATTTGTATTAGTCGCAGCCCATTTTCTGCCAACATTTTGCCTTTTTATTGCATTGTCGTTGCTGTTAGATCGATATATTTCATAAAGACCTGCTTTTGTATTAATGAATCTCCAAAACAGATCCTATGAACACACATAATGATGATACATGTTTAGCTATTCTGGTCTCTAAATGTGTTATTACCTTAATCTCTGATCCATATCATTTACTACCAGCTCATCTCAGATTCCGCACAGGTGCACATGACGCTCACTAGCTTTCTGCATGATTTTTGGCTTTCCTTTGTCAAGTGTTTGTTCAGATCAGGCCCAGTTTCAGGAAGATGTTTCCttgcatcatgttggtttaattaattaaattaacttgCATGCTCTATGTGGAGCATACTATGAATCATTCACTGCATGATACATTTGTCTGAGTccagccatcactttgttctatcCTTGTAATTGAAGTTCTCATCTACTTTCTAGAGGCAGACAACTATGATAAAATATTCTCTCACATGAAACAAAACCATATTCTTCATTTATCTCATGGATTTCTCCCTGCACACTTGCAATCACATGGCCCTGATGTCCCGAAGAACAACAATGTGATTGTTGTATCCCGAGGGGGTTGGGCCCGTCAGTTCCGAGAGTGTATGTTCAGGGCAAAGAAGTAAATGGTGCTGGCATCAATGCTAGCCTTTCTATTCACCAGgtatggtattttgaacacttctCAACTACCGATTTGGTGTGAAGACATGCACATATGCACTAAACACTTGTGTATGTTTGCTCTTTTTGATGTATAGGATGTTGATGGAAGGGAGTTGCTCTTCGATGGTCGGTTGCACTAGGATCCCTGTTCACCTTTGCTACTACTATAGAACAGGAGTACAATTGGTATCTTCGGGAAAGAGGTGAACCTATATCCCTCTTCATGACTTCTATGATGCCTGTTAATTTTGCACTGTAACTAACCAAATTGTGTCCAACAATTTTACTTGGTGTTGTTTAGGAGATAAACAGAGAAAATCAATGGATGAGGAATTGACATACAAAAGACCATCGATTTACTGTAGCGGGCATCACTAGAATTTTCTCAAAGACCAGCTCAACGAAGGTATGCCGTCATTAATATTTTTGCAGCCATCTTTAATCTTTACTTATCAGTTCAGTTTTCCCCTTTTTTACACGAAGTGCTTGAAGTATACAACTCCTCTAGGGAAGGCAAACAGAAGTTCAACAAGGTATACAGTGCATCATTTTGCCCTTGCATGGACATACTCTATGAATGCTATGAAAGATGTTGCCTCTGGAAGTGAAATTAGTAGTGTTGTGTTGGCTGGTCGGAGGTTTTATGTAAGTTTCTTTGCTATTAAAACTGCAACCTTCTATCCTGATTCTGTCCACGATTAAGTTTTAGGTGTGGACACCGACAGGACATCAACCGCTCCGTCTTCTACCAGGTTGCCGCCGCCGGGGACGTGGACGTACATGGGGCTGTCGGTTGCTGGCGAACAAGGCCATGTGTGCGAGGCGCGCGGCACGGAGCACAGGTCCCCTCCGTGCTGTCATCGACCTCCCTACTGTCAGCGACACCGTCATGTCTCCTCCACACCGGTATGATCCTTGACATCTCTCTCCCTCTCAACCTCTTCTTTTGTTGTTTGTTTTATGAATTTCACATAGGAA encodes the following:
- the LOC123144512 gene encoding uncharacterized protein, whose translation is MKTLPSTCSQHPGRQPASRLGRTCLSLSLASPIPSGPNPRPSRPPPETSRHLTSNPPGPRAPPPDFKSSTHRRLTPEPCRTHFDRAPEWTTAEALALVTAVDDDGWARSVSAFQKWAIVTENIAISEARGSPSRRRGREAGECRQKWEALVAEYGAVPRREAQTDGRYWRMGAASRRKTGLPAEFEAEVYGIMDALIRVDEALPGGSRVDAAVEEEEENNAVEEADDDGSEEEMQVDHGNVNASDDLGQGRLR